A genomic window from Thermosinus carboxydivorans Nor1 includes:
- a CDS encoding bifunctional 2-keto-4-hydroxyglutarate aldolase/2-keto-3-deoxy-6-phosphogluconate aldolase: MIPKLAVLQKIVDAGLVAVVRAENADQARKIADACIKGGVAAIEITFTVPGAVDVIKELANTYKSGEIIIGAGTVLDPETARAAILAGAQYVVSPSLNVETVKLCNRYQVPIMAGAMTIKEIVEAMEAGSDIIKIFPGESMGPTFVKAVKGPLPQAPMMPTGGVSLDNVAEWIKAGCVAVGVGGNLTAGAKKGDYESITAIAQQFIAKIREARGQK, from the coding sequence ATGATCCCGAAACTTGCCGTATTGCAAAAAATTGTGGACGCCGGCTTAGTGGCCGTTGTCCGAGCGGAAAACGCCGACCAGGCGCGCAAAATCGCCGATGCCTGCATCAAAGGCGGCGTGGCCGCGATTGAGATTACTTTTACCGTCCCGGGGGCGGTCGATGTCATCAAGGAATTGGCCAATACTTATAAGTCGGGTGAAATCATTATCGGCGCCGGCACCGTCCTCGATCCGGAGACGGCCCGCGCGGCGATTCTGGCTGGGGCGCAGTATGTCGTCAGCCCGTCCCTCAACGTAGAGACCGTAAAGCTGTGCAACCGCTACCAAGTGCCGATTATGGCCGGCGCCATGACGATTAAGGAAATCGTGGAAGCTATGGAAGCCGGCTCGGATATTATCAAGATCTTCCCTGGCGAGTCGATGGGGCCGACCTTTGTTAAAGCGGTCAAGGGCCCGCTGCCCCAGGCGCCCATGATGCCGACCGGCGGCGTCAGCCTCGATAATGTGGCCGAATGGATTAAGGCCGGCTGCGTGGCCGTTGGTGTAGGCGGCAACCTTACGGCCGGCGCCAAGAAGGGCGACTATGAGTCCATCACGGCCATTGCCCAGCAGTTCATTGCCAAAATCCGCGAAGCCCGCGGGCAAAAATAA
- a CDS encoding short-chain fatty acid transporter has product MSDQPKKNKGIIEAITSFAERYVPDSYVILLILSLLTFVLALIFTPSNPYQVVQAWGKGFWILLEFSMQMALIIVTGYALATTPQCNRLLTALCSQPRTAEQVYLYGVILSAVSYYLNWGFGLIFAALLTRELARQAELRGIKVHYKLLVAATYSTFMIWHVGLSGSVPLLVATPTHFMVKEMGVIPVGETLFRPYTLWVLLLVMLAIMFMFWKVFPPKDESMIATMRQLRPDLLEQSLVVKDDKAVISTPSERLTYTPILSYFIGIMFIVYLYYHFFEAKKSLDINLVNFIFLMLIIFLHRTPANLMKAVKAATPACWGVLLQFPFYAGIFGMMKFTGLVEVFAQWIISFTTPTTFPAFVAILSNVIGYFIPSGGGKWAVEAPYIIQAGAALGVPHAKTVIAYSYGNDWVNLIQPFWALPFMSVVGLEFRDFVGYTFITWIVVGIIMLLGLTFIPF; this is encoded by the coding sequence ATGTCCGATCAGCCAAAAAAGAACAAAGGGATTATTGAAGCAATTACCAGTTTTGCCGAACGGTATGTCCCGGACTCTTATGTTATCCTGCTTATCCTCAGTTTGCTGACCTTCGTCCTGGCCCTTATCTTTACCCCGTCTAATCCCTATCAGGTCGTGCAGGCCTGGGGCAAGGGCTTCTGGATCTTGCTCGAGTTTTCCATGCAGATGGCGCTAATCATCGTCACCGGCTATGCCCTGGCGACAACGCCGCAGTGCAACCGGCTGCTTACCGCGCTGTGCAGCCAGCCCCGCACGGCTGAACAGGTCTACTTGTACGGTGTCATTCTTTCCGCTGTTTCGTATTATCTCAACTGGGGCTTCGGCCTGATTTTCGCCGCCCTGTTAACGCGGGAGCTGGCGCGGCAGGCCGAACTGCGCGGCATCAAAGTCCACTACAAGCTGCTGGTAGCTGCTACCTATTCGACCTTCATGATCTGGCATGTCGGCCTATCCGGTTCGGTGCCGCTCCTTGTCGCCACCCCGACCCACTTCATGGTCAAGGAAATGGGCGTTATCCCGGTCGGTGAAACGCTCTTTCGGCCCTACACCCTGTGGGTGCTGCTCCTCGTGATGCTGGCAATTATGTTCATGTTCTGGAAAGTATTTCCGCCCAAGGACGAAAGCATGATTGCCACCATGCGCCAACTGCGGCCCGACCTGCTTGAACAGAGCCTGGTGGTCAAAGACGACAAAGCGGTCATTTCTACGCCCAGCGAGCGGCTGACGTACACGCCGATTTTGTCCTACTTCATCGGCATCATGTTCATTGTTTATCTGTATTACCACTTCTTTGAGGCCAAGAAATCGCTGGACATCAACTTGGTTAACTTCATCTTCCTCATGCTCATCATCTTTCTCCACCGTACTCCGGCCAACCTGATGAAGGCCGTCAAGGCGGCCACCCCGGCCTGCTGGGGCGTGCTATTACAATTCCCCTTCTACGCCGGCATTTTCGGCATGATGAAATTCACCGGGCTGGTCGAGGTTTTTGCCCAATGGATTATCAGCTTCACCACTCCGACCACCTTCCCGGCCTTTGTCGCCATTTTGTCCAACGTCATCGGCTACTTTATCCCGTCCGGCGGCGGCAAATGGGCGGTTGAAGCGCCGTACATCATCCAGGCCGGGGCGGCGCTTGGCGTGCCGCACGCCAAGACGGTCATTGCCTATTCCTACGGCAACGACTGGGTGAACCTCATCCAGCCCTTCTGGGCCCTGCCGTTTATGTCGGTAGTGGGCCTCGAGTTTCGCGATTTTGTCGGCTACACCTTTATCACCTGGATTGTCGTCGGCATTATCATGTTGCTGGGACTGACCTTCATACCGTTCTAA
- the gltA gene encoding NADPH-dependent glutamate synthase gives MPALRQPMPEQPAAERVRNFGEVALGYTEEQALRESSRCLQCKAAPCRTGCPVEVDIPAFIALIRQGQYGAAADKIKEKNSLPAICGRVCPQETQCESHCVLGKKGAPVAIGRLERFAADTQRQAGVSTPPALSRNGRRVAIVGSGPAGLTCAGDLALAGYAVTVFEALHQPGGVLVYGIPEFRLPKAIVQAEIDYIRRLGVRIETNVVIGKTLSVDDLFAEGYQAVFIGSGAGAPQFMNIPGENLNGVYSANEFLTRVNLMKAYRFPEHPTPVYIGKKAAVIGGGNVAMDAARTALRLGAETVWLVYRRSEAEMPARREEIEHAKEEGVIFKLLTNPIKINGTAQGWVDGLECLQMELGEPDASGRRSPVPVAGSNFMLSADTVIMAIGNTPNPLIPQTTPGLIVTRKGTIVVDEHGQTSRPNVYAGGDIVTGAATVISAMGAGKRAAKAIRAALGQ, from the coding sequence ATGCCGGCATTGAGACAACCTATGCCCGAGCAGCCGGCTGCTGAGCGGGTGCGCAATTTCGGCGAAGTAGCGCTCGGCTACACGGAAGAGCAGGCCTTGCGCGAGTCGTCGCGTTGCCTGCAGTGCAAGGCAGCGCCGTGCCGCACGGGCTGTCCGGTGGAAGTAGATATTCCCGCGTTTATCGCCCTTATCCGCCAAGGACAATATGGGGCGGCGGCCGACAAAATTAAGGAAAAAAACAGCCTGCCCGCCATCTGTGGTCGGGTCTGCCCGCAGGAAACGCAGTGCGAGAGCCATTGCGTTCTGGGGAAAAAAGGCGCGCCGGTCGCCATTGGCCGCCTGGAACGGTTTGCCGCCGACACCCAGCGCCAGGCGGGCGTGAGCACGCCGCCGGCGCTCAGCCGTAACGGACGCCGCGTGGCCATTGTCGGCTCAGGGCCGGCAGGTCTGACCTGCGCCGGCGACCTTGCCCTGGCTGGCTATGCCGTGACGGTTTTCGAAGCCTTGCACCAGCCGGGCGGCGTCCTGGTTTATGGCATCCCCGAATTCCGGCTGCCCAAGGCCATTGTCCAGGCCGAAATCGACTATATCCGCCGCCTGGGGGTACGCATCGAAACCAATGTCGTAATCGGCAAAACGCTGTCGGTCGACGACCTTTTCGCCGAGGGCTACCAGGCCGTGTTTATCGGCTCTGGCGCCGGCGCGCCCCAGTTTATGAACATTCCAGGCGAAAACCTCAACGGCGTTTATTCGGCCAATGAATTTCTCACCCGCGTCAACCTGATGAAGGCCTATCGTTTCCCCGAGCATCCTACCCCGGTCTATATCGGCAAAAAAGCGGCGGTCATCGGCGGCGGCAATGTGGCGATGGATGCCGCGCGAACGGCACTCAGGCTGGGGGCGGAAACGGTATGGCTGGTCTACCGCCGGTCTGAGGCCGAAATGCCGGCCCGCCGCGAAGAGATCGAGCACGCCAAAGAAGAAGGCGTCATCTTTAAGCTCCTTACCAATCCGATTAAAATCAACGGTACGGCGCAAGGGTGGGTGGACGGACTGGAATGCCTGCAGATGGAGCTGGGCGAACCAGATGCATCAGGCCGCCGCAGCCCGGTGCCGGTGGCCGGTTCCAACTTTATGCTGTCGGCCGATACGGTCATCATGGCCATCGGCAACACCCCCAATCCGTTGATCCCGCAAACGACTCCGGGCCTTATCGTTACGCGCAAAGGGACAATCGTCGTTGACGAGCACGGCCAGACGTCCCGGCCCAATGTCTATGCCGGCGGCGATATTGTTACCGGTGCGGCGACGGTCATCAGCGCCATGGGCGCTGGCAAACGGGCCGCCAAGGCCATCCGGGCGGCACTGGGCCAATAG
- a CDS encoding ATP-binding protein, whose amino-acid sequence MRPTSLRSKLLLLMVIVVALPIIGAGYFMMVSAEDALVAEKQQKLFGAARLLDLHLTGDYEDILRRYGAQNASREDKIAILNRELAKFTDEVARAYPGIGVGYYSRDLDAIITYGPSAVYADKVGLAIGASHEGRLVMATGVPRVHEGEQVRGAIMNAMHPIIRGGRVIGYIWANELTADIAAQIGAMKRHIYLTVLFGLLLGISGVAYVVKRLGSDIEAFKIGVLRLKHDLSEPVPVAGGEVGEIAAAINEMARELAERKKLEAQVQRAERLAAIGEVAAGLAHEIRNPLMAVKGFAQLLKEDITPAEQAEYSDIIVRETERLDRLIEQLLCFARPAATQVAPTDVKEVVESTLLLVETKRLRSHIEIIRDLDRPLPLVLVDSEQLKQVLLNIILNAIQAIEQKGVIRVSANQAADGLHLTVADTGCGIAPENMSKLFDPFFTTKENGTGLGLAVAHRLVENWNGRILVESTPGQGSAFTLVLPAIGGESCGD is encoded by the coding sequence GTGCGCCCGACCAGTCTGCGCAGTAAACTCCTCCTGTTAATGGTTATCGTCGTCGCCCTGCCGATCATCGGCGCCGGCTATTTCATGATGGTTAGCGCCGAAGATGCGCTCGTTGCGGAAAAACAGCAAAAACTGTTTGGCGCTGCCCGCCTACTTGATTTGCACTTAACCGGTGACTATGAAGATATTTTGCGCCGCTATGGGGCGCAAAACGCCAGCCGCGAGGACAAAATCGCTATTTTGAACCGGGAGCTGGCCAAGTTTACCGATGAGGTAGCCCGGGCCTATCCGGGCATTGGCGTAGGCTACTATTCCCGCGATTTGGACGCCATCATTACTTATGGCCCCAGTGCGGTCTATGCCGATAAAGTGGGCCTGGCCATCGGCGCCAGCCATGAAGGCCGGCTGGTCATGGCGACCGGCGTACCGCGCGTCCATGAAGGCGAACAAGTGCGGGGCGCGATTATGAATGCCATGCATCCCATCATCCGCGGCGGACGGGTGATCGGCTACATTTGGGCCAATGAACTGACGGCCGACATCGCCGCCCAAATCGGCGCTATGAAGCGGCATATCTACCTTACGGTATTGTTTGGCCTGCTGCTGGGAATTAGCGGTGTGGCCTATGTGGTAAAACGGCTGGGCAGCGACATCGAAGCCTTCAAGATCGGTGTGCTCCGGCTCAAGCACGACCTAAGTGAACCTGTCCCCGTTGCCGGCGGCGAGGTGGGGGAAATTGCCGCCGCCATCAACGAGATGGCGAGGGAACTGGCCGAACGCAAAAAATTGGAAGCGCAGGTCCAGCGGGCTGAGCGGCTAGCGGCCATCGGCGAGGTGGCGGCCGGCCTGGCCCATGAAATCCGCAATCCGCTCATGGCCGTAAAAGGCTTTGCCCAGCTTCTTAAAGAAGATATAACTCCGGCGGAACAGGCCGAATACAGCGATATTATTGTCCGCGAGACCGAACGCCTTGACCGGCTCATTGAACAGCTGCTGTGCTTTGCTCGCCCGGCGGCGACCCAGGTGGCACCTACTGACGTGAAAGAAGTGGTGGAAAGCACCTTGTTGCTGGTAGAGACCAAGCGGCTGCGCAGCCACATCGAAATTATCCGCGACCTGGACCGGCCGCTGCCGCTGGTGCTGGTCGACAGCGAGCAGCTTAAGCAGGTGCTGCTGAATATCATTCTTAATGCCATTCAGGCCATTGAGCAAAAAGGCGTCATCCGGGTCAGCGCCAACCAGGCGGCCGATGGGCTGCACCTGACCGTGGCCGATACCGGGTGCGGCATTGCCCCGGAAAATATGAGCAAACTGTTTGACCCCTTCTTTACCACCAAAGAAAACGGTACCGGCCTTGGCTTGGCGGTGGCCCACCGCCTGGTTGAAAACTGGAACGGCCGGATTTTGGTAGAGTCGACGCCAGGGCAGGGCAGTGCTTTTACCCTGGTACTACCAGCGATTGGGGGCGAAAGCTGTGGCGATTAA
- a CDS encoding sulfide/dihydroorotate dehydrogenase-like FAD/NAD-binding protein, protein MYTILDKKVLSPGVKQVVVSAPLIARKARPGEFVILRVDENGERIPLTIADFDRQAGTVTLIFQEVGATTRRLGRLETGDALSDLAGPLGKPTHIEKMGTVVCVGGGIGIAPIYPIARGMKEAGNRVISILGARTRELLILEQEMKAVSDLVYITTDDGSYGRRGLVTDVLQELLDSGEPIAEVIAIGPVVMMRAVAETTRPYGVKTIVSLNPIMVDGTGMCGGCRVSVGGQTKFACVDGPEFDGHQVDFAGLMARQRMYVEQEKYADNQTYQKEGGCRCRH, encoded by the coding sequence GTGTATACCATTCTGGATAAGAAGGTGCTGTCACCAGGGGTGAAACAGGTGGTGGTGAGCGCGCCGCTCATCGCCCGTAAAGCGCGGCCCGGCGAGTTTGTCATCCTCCGGGTCGACGAAAACGGTGAGCGCATCCCGCTGACCATTGCCGACTTCGACCGGCAGGCCGGGACGGTAACGCTCATCTTTCAAGAGGTAGGCGCGACCACCCGGCGGCTGGGCCGACTGGAAACCGGCGATGCGCTAAGCGATTTGGCCGGACCGCTGGGGAAGCCCACCCATATTGAAAAAATGGGCACGGTCGTGTGCGTCGGCGGCGGCATCGGCATCGCGCCCATCTACCCAATCGCCCGGGGGATGAAAGAGGCAGGCAACCGGGTCATCAGCATCCTTGGCGCCCGCACGCGGGAACTGCTTATCCTGGAGCAGGAAATGAAGGCCGTCAGCGACCTGGTCTATATTACTACCGACGACGGCTCTTACGGCCGGCGCGGGTTGGTGACGGACGTGCTGCAAGAACTGCTCGACAGCGGCGAACCGATCGCCGAGGTCATAGCCATCGGCCCGGTGGTCATGATGCGGGCGGTGGCCGAAACTACCCGGCCGTACGGCGTCAAAACAATTGTCAGCCTTAATCCTATCATGGTGGACGGCACCGGCATGTGCGGCGGCTGCCGCGTCAGCGTCGGCGGCCAGACAAAGTTTGCCTGCGTCGACGGACCGGAATTCGACGGACACCAAGTCGACTTCGCCGGCCTGATGGCTCGCCAGCGCATGTATGTGGAGCAGGAAAAATACGCCGATAATCAGACCTATCAGAAAGAAGGTGGCTGCCGATGCCGGCATTGA
- a CDS encoding sugar kinase: MAKVVCFGEIMLRLSPPGYLRFEQATSFDVVYGGGEANVCVSLANYGEEAVFVTKVPDNPIGQAAINEMRRYGVDTRYMIKGGKRLGIYFCEKGASQRASKVVYDRAGSAISQAKREDFDWTKIFEGADWFHFTGITPALGDNVAECVLDAVKAAKEAGLTVSCDLNFRKNLWTSEKAGQVMAQYMPYVDVCIANEEDAEKVFGIKAADTDIIGGKLSHEGYKDVAKQLAERFGFKAVAITLRGSISASDNNWAAMLYKDGEFYFSRNYAIHIVDRVGGGDSFGGGLIYALLNGYSNQDALEFAVAASCLKHTIEGDHNHVTLSEVKALMAGDGSGRVQR; encoded by the coding sequence ATGGCAAAAGTAGTATGTTTCGGCGAAATTATGTTAAGGCTGTCCCCTCCCGGCTATCTCCGGTTTGAGCAGGCCACCAGCTTTGACGTTGTGTATGGCGGCGGCGAAGCCAATGTTTGCGTTTCGCTGGCCAATTACGGCGAAGAGGCCGTTTTTGTTACCAAAGTGCCTGACAACCCCATTGGTCAGGCGGCCATCAACGAAATGCGCCGCTATGGCGTTGATACCCGCTACATGATCAAAGGCGGCAAGCGCTTGGGCATCTACTTTTGCGAAAAGGGCGCTTCCCAGCGGGCTTCCAAGGTGGTTTACGACCGGGCCGGTTCGGCCATTTCCCAAGCTAAGCGGGAAGACTTTGACTGGACCAAAATTTTTGAAGGCGCTGACTGGTTCCATTTTACCGGTATTACCCCTGCGCTGGGCGACAACGTGGCCGAATGCGTGCTGGACGCGGTAAAGGCGGCCAAGGAAGCCGGCCTGACGGTAAGCTGCGACCTCAACTTCCGGAAAAACCTCTGGACAAGCGAAAAAGCCGGCCAGGTCATGGCGCAGTATATGCCGTATGTCGACGTTTGCATTGCCAACGAAGAGGATGCCGAGAAAGTGTTTGGCATTAAAGCGGCCGATACCGACATCATCGGCGGCAAACTCAGCCATGAGGGTTACAAGGATGTGGCCAAACAGCTCGCGGAGCGGTTTGGCTTCAAGGCCGTGGCCATCACCCTGCGCGGTAGCATTTCCGCTTCGGACAACAACTGGGCGGCCATGCTGTATAAAGACGGCGAATTCTACTTCTCCCGCAATTACGCCATCCACATTGTGGACCGCGTCGGCGGTGGCGACTCTTTCGGCGGCGGCTTGATTTACGCCCTGCTCAACGGCTATTCCAACCAAGATGCCCTCGAGTTTGCCGTAGCCGCATCCTGCCTCAAGCACACCATTGAGGGTGACCACAACCATGTAACCTTGAGCGAAGTTAAGGCGCTCATGGCCGGCGACGGTTCGGGCCGCGTACAGCGGTAA
- a CDS encoding short-chain fatty acid transporter yields the protein MVVEQPKKQKGIIEAITSFAERYVPDSYVILLILSLLTFVLALIFTPSNPYQVVQAWGKGFWILLEFSMQMALIIVTGYALATTPQCNRLLTALCSQPRTAEQVYLYGVILSAVSYYLNWGFGLIFAALLTRELARQAELRGIKVHYKLLVAATYSTFMIWHVGLSGSVPLLVATPTHFMVKEMGVIPVGETLFRPYTLWVLLLVMLAAIFLFWKVFPPKDESMIATMRQLRPDLLEQSLVVKDDKAVISTPSERLTYTPILSYFIGIMFIVYLYYHFFEAKKSLDINLVNFIFLMLIIFLHRTPANLMKAVKAATPACWGVLLQFPFYAGIFGMMKFTGLVEVFAQWIISFTTPTTFPAFVAILSNVIGYFIPSGGGKWAVEAPYIIQAGAALGVPHAKTVIAYSYGNDWVNLIQPFWALPFMSVVGLEFRDFVGYTFITWIVVGIIMLLGLTYIPF from the coding sequence ATGGTTGTGGAACAACCGAAAAAGCAAAAAGGGATTATTGAAGCAATTACCAGTTTTGCCGAACGGTATGTCCCGGACTCTTATGTTATCCTGCTTATCCTCAGTTTGCTGACCTTCGTCCTGGCCCTTATCTTTACCCCGTCCAATCCCTATCAGGTCGTGCAGGCCTGGGGCAAGGGCTTCTGGATCTTGCTCGAGTTTTCCATGCAGATGGCGCTAATCATCGTCACCGGCTATGCCCTGGCGACAACGCCGCAGTGCAACCGGCTGCTTACCGCGCTGTGCAGCCAGCCCCGCACGGCTGAACAGGTCTACTTGTACGGCGTCATTCTTTCCGCTGTTTCGTATTATCTCAACTGGGGCTTCGGCCTGATTTTTGCCGCCCTCTTAACGCGGGAGCTGGCGCGGCAGGCCGAACTGCGCGGCATCAAAGTCCACTACAAGCTGCTGGTAGCCGCCACCTATTCGACCTTCATGATCTGGCATGTCGGCCTGTCCGGTTCGGTGCCGCTCCTTGTCGCCACCCCGACCCACTTCATGGTCAAGGAAATGGGCGTTATCCCGGTCGGTGAAACGCTCTTTCGGCCCTACACCCTGTGGGTACTGCTGCTCGTAATGCTGGCGGCTATCTTTCTCTTCTGGAAAGTATTCCCGCCCAAGGATGAAAGCATGATCGCCACCATGCGTCAACTGCGGCCCGACCTGCTTGAGCAGAGCCTGGTGGTCAAAGACGACAAAGCGGTCATATCCACGCCCAGCGAACGGCTGACGTACACGCCGATTTTGTCCTACTTCATCGGCATCATGTTCATTGTTTATCTGTATTACCACTTCTTTGAGGCCAAGAAATCGCTGGACATCAACTTGGTTAACTTCATCTTCCTCATGCTCATCATCTTTCTCCACCGTACTCCGGCCAACCTGATGAAGGCCGTCAAGGCGGCCACCCCGGCCTGCTGGGGCGTGCTATTACAATTCCCCTTCTACGCCGGCATTTTCGGCATGATGAAATTCACCGGGCTGGTCGAGGTTTTTGCCCAATGGATTATCAGCTTCACCACTCCGACCACCTTCCCGGCCTTTGTCGCCATTTTGTCCAACGTCATCGGCTACTTTATCCCGTCCGGCGGCGGCAAATGGGCGGTTGAAGCGCCGTACATCATCCAGGCCGGGGCGGCGCTTGGCGTGCCGCACGCCAAGACGGTCATTGCCTATTCCTACGGCAACGACTGGGTGAACCTCATCCAGCCCTTCTGGGCCCTGCCGTTTATGTCGGTAGTGGGCCTCGAGTTTCGCGATTTTGTCGGCTACACCTTTATTACCTGGATTGTCGTCGGCATTATCATGCTACTCGGCTTGACCTATATCCCGTTCTAA
- a CDS encoding 3-hydroxyacyl-CoA dehydrogenase family protein, with the protein MQLADIKNICNLGTGTMGFGTALAFAMAGYNVRMFGRSAASIERGFSSIKAALATYREHGLVEEADIPVILNRIKGVTTLEEAAEGADFVIESIAENLETKREVFAKMDKLCAPHTIFATNTSGLSPTAIAEAIERKDKFVVAHFWNPPHLVPLVEVVPGKHTAQETVDLTWKLMEKIGKKPVALNREALGFIGNRLQLALLREALYIVESGIASKEAVDTTMKYSLGRRLATTGPLESADLGGLDIFYNISSYLLADLCNSTEISPLLKEAVEKGTLGAKTGTGLYDWTPEALAKVKKTRENVLIEWLRKDKEGQVF; encoded by the coding sequence ATGCAACTGGCAGACATCAAGAATATCTGCAACCTCGGCACCGGCACGATGGGGTTCGGTACGGCCCTCGCCTTTGCCATGGCCGGCTATAATGTGCGGATGTTCGGCCGCTCGGCGGCGAGCATTGAGCGCGGCTTCAGCAGTATCAAAGCGGCGCTGGCCACCTACCGCGAACACGGGCTGGTCGAAGAAGCCGACATTCCCGTTATCCTTAATCGTATTAAAGGCGTTACCACTTTGGAAGAAGCGGCGGAAGGCGCCGACTTTGTCATCGAGTCCATCGCCGAGAACCTGGAAACCAAGCGGGAAGTATTTGCCAAAATGGACAAACTGTGCGCCCCGCACACCATCTTTGCCACCAATACTTCCGGTCTCAGCCCGACGGCGATCGCCGAAGCGATTGAACGCAAGGACAAATTCGTGGTAGCCCACTTCTGGAACCCGCCGCATCTGGTGCCGCTGGTCGAGGTTGTTCCCGGCAAGCACACCGCCCAAGAAACGGTGGACCTTACCTGGAAGCTAATGGAGAAAATCGGCAAGAAGCCGGTAGCCCTTAATCGGGAAGCCCTGGGCTTTATCGGTAACCGCCTGCAGCTCGCCCTGCTGCGCGAAGCGCTGTACATTGTCGAGAGCGGCATTGCCTCCAAAGAAGCGGTCGACACGACCATGAAGTACAGCCTTGGCCGCCGGCTGGCCACGACCGGTCCGCTGGAAAGCGCTGACCTGGGCGGGCTGGATATTTTCTACAATATCTCCAGCTATCTATTGGCCGATCTCTGCAACAGCACGGAAATATCGCCGCTGCTTAAAGAAGCGGTGGAAAAAGGCACCCTCGGCGCCAAGACCGGCACCGGCCTATATGACTGGACGCCGGAGGCGCTCGCGAAAGTCAAGAAGACACGGGAAAACGTGCTTATCGAATGGCTGCGCAAAGACAAAGAAGGACAGGTATTCTAA
- a CDS encoding sigma-54-dependent transcriptional regulator: protein MAINNRVLIVDDELSVRRLLFEVARRAGYEAFLAENGQEAIEQTKEIKPAVIIMDIKMPVMDGLEAFERIRADYPDVAVILMTAHGTVDTAVEAMKRGAFDYLVKPSNVTEVRIVLERAFQMRRLREEVAALRHEVQNKYQLGNIIGKSAVMQQVYKAVGRVAPTNATVLITGESGSGKELIAKTIHNNSPRRDGPFIKVNCGALPEGLMESELFGYEKGAFTGAVGRKPGRFELAHQGTLFLDEVGELTPPLQVKLLRVLQEREFERVGGTETIKVDVRIIAATNRNLEDMVHKGLFREDLYYRLKVVPIHVPPLRERVEDIPLFVDYFVRRFAAEAHREVPYVTPEAMELFKRYHWPGNVRELANVLERAVIMSSGVIGVQDLPGLSTTAASPAIVIPETGTLREILHQVEKQVIARALKAHHGNRVKTAQALDISRRALLYKIEEYGLGREGEEEGVVE, encoded by the coding sequence GTGGCGATTAACAATCGGGTTCTGATTGTGGACGATGAACTGAGCGTACGCCGGCTGCTGTTTGAGGTCGCCCGCCGCGCCGGGTATGAAGCCTTTCTCGCCGAAAACGGCCAGGAAGCAATCGAGCAAACGAAAGAGATAAAGCCTGCCGTTATCATTATGGATATAAAAATGCCGGTGATGGACGGTCTGGAGGCCTTTGAGCGCATCCGTGCTGACTACCCAGATGTGGCCGTCATCCTCATGACCGCCCATGGCACGGTGGACACGGCGGTGGAGGCCATGAAACGGGGTGCCTTTGATTACCTGGTCAAGCCGTCCAATGTTACTGAGGTGCGCATCGTCCTGGAACGGGCGTTTCAGATGCGGCGGCTGCGCGAGGAGGTTGCGGCTCTGCGCCACGAGGTGCAGAATAAATACCAGCTCGGCAATATTATCGGCAAGAGCGCCGTCATGCAGCAGGTCTACAAAGCGGTGGGCCGCGTCGCGCCCACTAATGCCACCGTGCTCATTACGGGCGAGAGCGGCAGCGGCAAGGAACTGATTGCCAAGACCATCCATAACAACAGCCCGCGCCGCGATGGACCGTTTATTAAGGTAAATTGCGGCGCTTTACCCGAAGGGCTGATGGAAAGCGAATTGTTCGGTTACGAAAAAGGAGCGTTTACCGGGGCGGTAGGCCGCAAACCCGGCCGCTTTGAACTGGCCCATCAGGGCACGCTTTTTCTTGACGAGGTGGGGGAACTCACCCCGCCGCTCCAGGTCAAGCTGCTCAGGGTGCTGCAGGAGCGCGAGTTCGAACGGGTCGGCGGCACCGAGACCATCAAAGTTGATGTGCGCATTATTGCTGCCACCAACCGCAACCTGGAGGACATGGTTCATAAAGGGTTGTTCCGGGAAGATCTGTATTATCGCCTGAAAGTGGTGCCTATCCATGTGCCGCCGCTGCGCGAGCGGGTAGAAGACATTCCCTTGTTTGTTGACTACTTTGTCCGCCGCTTTGCCGCCGAAGCCCACCGCGAGGTGCCCTATGTCACCCCGGAGGCCATGGAGCTGTTTAAGCGTTATCATTGGCCGGGCAACGTACGCGAACTGGCCAACGTGCTGGAGCGGGCGGTAATCATGTCCAGCGGGGTAATCGGCGTGCAGGACCTGCCAGGGCTGAGTACCACGGCCGCGAGTCCGGCTATTGTCATTCCCGAGACCGGCACGCTGCGGGAAATTCTCCACCAAGTGGAAAAGCAGGTCATCGCCCGGGCGCTCAAAGCCCATCATGGCAACCGCGTGAAAACGGCGCAGGCCCTCGACATCAGCCGTCGGGCCCTGTTGTACAAGATCGAGGAATACGGCTTAGGCCGCGAGGGCGAGGAAGAAGGCGTAGTTGAGTAA